One window of the Pseudomonas sihuiensis genome contains the following:
- a CDS encoding thiolase family protein, producing MSWSVNVELDRQLVRNARQNAYVIGVGMTRFGKHLGRSLNSLAREAIKQALDDAGIEAGQLNAAWMGTGAAPVITGQVCIAGEAVLRGLGVGRIPVVNVENACATASTAFQQACTMVTHGLYDIVLAAGFEKLYHDDKVRTFSVFDGCVDVDEQDAVLGFLREGIRRSGAQVDLAQAGKDRSLFMDIYATWARDYLAMAGGEPRHLAMVTAKNSRHGALNPRAQFQDVLTVEQILAARKIADPLTLPMCSPIGDGAAAAVIVSEAALKRLVARQPIRVAASMIVSGYDYVDEDMPEVARWAADLAYQAAGVGPRDLSLVELHDASSASELMYYESLGLCGRGQGVALLESGATELGGRIPVSVSGGLNRKGHPIGATGLGQVFELVEQLRGNCGARQVEGARVGLAENGGGFIGADAAVMSMTVLTR from the coding sequence ATGAGCTGGAGCGTGAACGTGGAACTGGACCGGCAACTGGTCCGCAATGCCCGGCAGAACGCCTACGTGATCGGCGTTGGCATGACCCGCTTCGGCAAGCACCTGGGCCGTAGCCTGAACAGCCTGGCGCGCGAGGCAATCAAGCAGGCACTGGACGATGCCGGCATCGAAGCCGGCCAGCTCAACGCCGCCTGGATGGGCACCGGCGCCGCGCCGGTCATCACCGGGCAGGTGTGCATCGCCGGCGAGGCGGTGCTGCGCGGGCTGGGGGTAGGGCGCATTCCGGTGGTCAATGTGGAAAACGCCTGCGCGACGGCCTCCACGGCCTTCCAGCAGGCCTGCACCATGGTGACCCACGGGCTTTACGACATCGTGCTCGCGGCCGGCTTCGAGAAGCTCTATCACGACGACAAGGTGCGCACTTTCTCCGTGTTCGATGGCTGCGTGGACGTGGATGAGCAGGACGCCGTGCTCGGCTTCCTGCGGGAGGGCATCCGTCGCTCCGGGGCTCAGGTCGACCTCGCCCAGGCTGGCAAGGACCGATCGCTGTTCATGGATATCTATGCCACCTGGGCACGCGACTACCTGGCCATGGCCGGTGGCGAACCACGCCATCTGGCGATGGTCACGGCGAAGAACTCCCGGCATGGCGCGCTCAATCCACGCGCCCAGTTCCAGGATGTGCTGACGGTCGAGCAGATTCTCGCCGCGCGCAAGATCGCTGATCCGCTGACCCTGCCGATGTGTTCGCCCATCGGCGATGGCGCGGCGGCGGCAGTGATCGTCTCCGAGGCGGCGTTGAAGCGCCTCGTGGCACGGCAACCCATCCGGGTCGCCGCATCGATGATCGTCAGCGGCTACGACTACGTCGATGAGGACATGCCGGAAGTGGCCCGTTGGGCCGCCGACCTGGCGTACCAGGCGGCCGGAGTAGGCCCGCGTGATCTCAGCCTGGTGGAGCTGCACGATGCTTCCTCCGCGTCCGAGCTCATGTACTACGAGAGCCTGGGCCTCTGCGGACGTGGCCAAGGCGTGGCCCTGCTGGAATCCGGCGCGACCGAGTTGGGTGGACGCATCCCGGTTAGCGTGTCGGGCGGCCTCAACCGCAAGGGGCACCCCATCGGCGCGACTGGTCTGGGCCAGGTCTTCGAGCTGGTCGAGCAGTTGCGTGGCAATTGCGGTGCGCGCCAGGTCGAGGGGGCCCGCGTCGGGTTGGCTGAAAACGGCGGTGGATTCATCGGCGCGGATGCCGCGGTGATGAGCATGACCGTACTGACCCGCTAG
- a CDS encoding DUF1329 domain-containing protein has protein sequence MNVLSRYAAFTCTLLALATSAVAADLPAGTLVDKSNLDQVLNDTFEGKPLGQLLTEKVQWQIKNYNLGLTLAASKPVALDPAYLNASSGNAGKVTFDKATRTVQGWEKGVPFPQIDPKDPDAGDKIVWNFIYGRPMGDSQELKNFHYILIDAKKGVERVQRYRLDRFYTRGRLNGPASIGGDFMLQNTLLFAEAPQDIKGIGTYTKRYADGFKTDDVWAYVKSVRRVRRISGNAWMDPVGGLDILGDDIDVWDSPPNWYKSVKLIDKRWILAATDTPQTVGVGEKDPVAQFPLQDVTTPPHWNPNPKLGWQPREVWVLEGTPPDAHPYGKKILYVDVQANRPLMSEIYDKNGEFWRFHHMQQQSVTGEDGYKAILPVQGQQIDFKRQHSTNFVSTYVVNRKGAKESDFSLGKLEAAGK, from the coding sequence ATGAACGTACTTTCCCGGTATGCAGCTTTCACTTGCACCCTGCTGGCCCTCGCCACGTCCGCCGTCGCGGCCGATCTGCCGGCGGGAACGCTGGTCGATAAGAGCAATCTCGACCAGGTCCTCAATGACACATTCGAGGGCAAGCCCCTCGGTCAGTTGCTGACCGAGAAGGTGCAGTGGCAGATCAAGAACTACAACTTGGGGCTGACCCTAGCGGCTTCCAAGCCGGTGGCGCTCGATCCAGCTTATCTCAACGCCAGCTCGGGTAATGCCGGCAAGGTGACCTTCGACAAGGCTACCCGCACGGTGCAGGGCTGGGAGAAGGGTGTGCCCTTCCCGCAGATCGACCCGAAGGATCCGGACGCCGGCGACAAGATCGTCTGGAACTTCATCTACGGCCGCCCCATGGGCGACTCCCAGGAACTGAAGAACTTCCACTACATCCTCATCGACGCCAAGAAGGGTGTGGAGCGGGTGCAGCGCTATCGCCTGGACCGCTTCTACACCCGTGGCCGGCTCAACGGCCCGGCCAGCATCGGCGGCGACTTCATGTTGCAGAACACCCTGCTATTCGCCGAGGCGCCACAGGACATCAAGGGTATCGGCACTTACACCAAGCGTTACGCCGATGGTTTCAAGACTGACGACGTCTGGGCCTACGTGAAGTCTGTGCGCCGCGTGCGCCGGATCTCGGGCAACGCCTGGATGGACCCGGTGGGCGGCCTGGACATCCTCGGGGACGATATCGACGTCTGGGACTCGCCGCCCAACTGGTACAAGAGCGTCAAGCTGATCGACAAGCGCTGGATCCTCGCCGCAACCGATACCCCGCAGACCGTCGGGGTTGGCGAGAAGGACCCGGTGGCCCAGTTCCCCTTGCAGGACGTGACCACGCCGCCGCACTGGAATCCCAATCCCAAGCTCGGCTGGCAGCCCCGCGAAGTCTGGGTGCTCGAGGGTACGCCGCCGGATGCCCATCCCTACGGCAAGAAGATCCTCTACGTGGATGTCCAGGCCAATCGTCCGTTGATGTCCGAGATCTACGACAAGAACGGCGAGTTCTGGCGCTTCCACCATATGCAGCAACAGTCGGTCACCGGTGAGGACGGCTACAAGGCGATCCTGCCGGTGCAGGGGCAGCAGATCGACTTCAAACGCCAGCATTCGACCAACTTCGTCTCGACCTACGTGGTCAACCGCAAGGGCGCCAAGGAGTCCGACTTCTCCCTGGGCAAGCTCGAGGCGGCCGGCAAGTGA
- a CDS encoding efflux RND transporter permease subunit, with product MRQLQSFAARLAGWSIAHRVPVTLVVGLITLFFALCLARLDIQTRFSDMVPHDHPYVKVHQAYKDSFAASNRVSILVKAREGDILRGDILEEVQRITRALRKVEGVNPQQIVSLASRKLKRVNASTEGIETEPLMGDRVPRTEAELQVLRQAILNNSMVYGLFVDRDFNSTLIQVDFYDHLVNYKAIFPQIQAILDASPIQGQVSLHLVGEPILYGWVAHYLPETLGLSLLSLAAMLVLLFVFSRTWRGTLLPLLAGSISGIWALGISALLGYNWDPLVVVVAFIITARAFSHSVQLITRYDDLALDGQVVSRRAAEQAMTELFRPSMLGLYADAGAILCVMLTPIPLLHKVAIIGAVWVMSIAVSAVVMTPIMLSWVRRPQGFVHPLNLDFILAAVLRVASLLVSTRARYLVAPACVVLLAGLLFEASRIQVGDASDGSPILWKEASFNRDSALINRLYPGSEQMFVVIEGRGPDSLKAPEVLDWAQRFSRYMERQPEIGGSVSLADLVVDIRRNLYEGNPRYRELGASQTENGELINFYLQGAAPEDMAQYADRQFQNGAITLFFRDHKGDTLRNAVHYAQRFIAENPLEQADVKLAGGGLGVIAAVNEVLLSDQIEAIALAFLVVVVCCLVVYRSSVSGIFFIIPVLVSNVVTFAFMSWQGIGMSISTLPVVALGIGLGVDYAFYIVDSIKEYLEKYPEASPLEAVLQSIGSAGRGVLLTAFTLAAGVLLWGFSSLRFQAEMGLLIGLWLMVSAFTSLFVMPALALVFKPQFIFAAPHREERRDFDSKPAV from the coding sequence ATGAGGCAGCTGCAGAGCTTCGCCGCCCGCCTGGCCGGGTGGTCCATTGCCCATCGCGTTCCGGTCACCCTGGTGGTTGGGCTGATCACCCTGTTCTTCGCACTCTGCCTGGCGCGGCTGGACATCCAAACCCGCTTCTCGGACATGGTTCCCCATGACCATCCGTACGTGAAGGTGCATCAGGCGTACAAGGACAGCTTCGCCGCCAGCAACCGGGTATCGATCCTGGTCAAGGCGCGCGAGGGCGACATCCTCCGGGGCGACATCCTCGAAGAGGTGCAGCGCATCACCCGCGCCTTGCGCAAGGTGGAGGGGGTGAACCCGCAGCAGATCGTCTCCCTCGCCTCGCGCAAGCTGAAACGGGTGAATGCCTCGACTGAAGGTATCGAGACCGAGCCGTTGATGGGCGATCGCGTACCGCGCACGGAAGCTGAACTGCAGGTCCTGCGCCAGGCGATCCTCAATAACTCGATGGTCTACGGCCTGTTCGTCGACCGCGATTTCAACTCGACCCTGATCCAGGTGGATTTCTATGACCATCTGGTGAACTACAAGGCGATCTTCCCGCAGATCCAGGCGATCCTCGATGCGTCGCCGATCCAGGGGCAGGTCAGCCTGCACCTAGTGGGCGAACCGATCCTCTACGGCTGGGTCGCTCATTACCTGCCGGAAACCCTGGGACTTTCGCTGCTGTCGCTCGCCGCAATGCTGGTGTTGCTGTTCGTCTTCAGTCGGACCTGGCGCGGCACATTGCTGCCGCTGCTGGCGGGGAGCATTTCCGGCATCTGGGCGCTGGGGATCAGCGCGCTCCTGGGCTACAACTGGGACCCGCTGGTAGTGGTCGTGGCCTTCATCATCACGGCGCGCGCCTTCTCCCACTCGGTACAACTGATCACCCGCTATGACGACCTGGCTCTGGACGGACAGGTGGTGTCCCGCCGCGCCGCCGAGCAGGCCATGACCGAGCTGTTCCGTCCCAGCATGCTCGGTTTGTATGCCGATGCCGGGGCCATCCTCTGCGTGATGCTCACGCCGATCCCGCTGCTGCACAAGGTGGCGATCATCGGTGCGGTGTGGGTGATGAGCATTGCCGTATCCGCCGTGGTGATGACACCGATCATGTTGTCCTGGGTGCGCCGTCCGCAGGGGTTTGTGCATCCGCTGAATCTCGACTTCATCCTCGCTGCGGTACTGCGCGTCGCTTCGCTGCTGGTGTCCACCCGGGCCCGTTATCTGGTGGCACCCGCCTGCGTGGTGCTGCTCGCGGGGCTGCTGTTCGAGGCCTCACGAATCCAGGTCGGGGATGCCAGCGACGGTTCGCCGATCCTCTGGAAGGAGGCTTCGTTCAACCGTGACAGCGCCCTGATCAACCGCCTGTACCCGGGATCCGAACAGATGTTCGTGGTCATCGAGGGACGTGGGCCGGATTCGCTCAAGGCGCCGGAGGTGCTGGACTGGGCGCAACGTTTCTCGCGCTACATGGAGCGCCAACCGGAAATCGGCGGCAGCGTATCGCTGGCCGACCTGGTGGTGGACATCCGGCGCAACCTCTATGAAGGCAATCCACGCTACCGCGAGCTGGGGGCGTCGCAGACCGAGAACGGCGAGCTGATCAACTTCTACCTGCAGGGCGCGGCGCCGGAGGACATGGCGCAGTACGCCGACCGGCAGTTCCAGAACGGCGCCATCACCCTGTTCTTCCGCGACCACAAGGGCGACACCCTGCGCAACGCGGTGCACTACGCCCAGCGCTTCATCGCCGAGAACCCGCTGGAGCAGGCCGACGTCAAGCTCGCCGGCGGTGGCCTGGGGGTGATCGCCGCGGTCAACGAAGTGCTGCTCAGTGACCAGATCGAGGCCATCGCCCTGGCGTTCCTGGTGGTAGTGGTCTGCTGCCTGGTGGTCTACCGCTCTTCGGTCAGCGGCATCTTCTTCATCATCCCGGTGCTGGTCTCCAACGTCGTCACTTTCGCCTTCATGTCCTGGCAGGGAATCGGCATGAGCATCAGCACATTGCCGGTGGTCGCGCTGGGGATCGGCCTGGGCGTGGACTACGCCTTCTACATCGTCGATTCGATCAAGGAGTACCTGGAGAAATACCCCGAGGCGAGCCCTCTTGAGGCCGTGCTGCAGTCCATCGGTTCGGCAGGGCGCGGGGTGCTGTTGACCGCATTTACCCTGGCGGCCGGGGTATTGCTCTGGGGCTTTTCCTCCCTGCGCTTCCAGGCCGAGATGGGCCTGCTGATCGGCCTCTGGCTGATGGTGTCCGCCTTCACGTCGCTGTTCGTCATGCCGGCCCTAGCGCTGGTTTTCAAACCCCAATTCATCTTCGCCGCACCGCACCGGGAGGAGCGGCGCGACTTCGACTCCAAGCCCGCCGTTTGA
- a CDS encoding DUF1302 family protein has product MQSIIQAPRPSLALALLPLCTLSAGVQAMDYGNDEFGFSLGGYVRGWSSFNLKDAPETRGDDKGKLSMLRGSLLLDADAVTGPLSWKAITRLDKELMTDYQDDLQDINRSMANTGARGRGSDLMGEYDRAELREFYFDYEYDRVKFRVGKQQVVWGETDFFRAMDVVHGFDYRWRSFLEPENEELRKPLIMLNTTIQVPELEGSLQVLVRPGLDAHNAIGNSVDFYGGRWAPQPYRGTDFFSLVDTDYEHPEGDNEKVTGGLRWSGIIGDVNYSLAWLKSYQGDPVINSRFNPYKKAPKGALGDAIHPEITVWGATASTYVPAADAVFSTELVYTQDAAFNQGSEPLFGGAVPPGFAGIKRKDTFTSMVRMDKTVDLTSVLGTSRPSFLSMQLFNTRVVGFSKDDDLVELAAFSAKKKRDNTVFTTVLQMNYRNDTINPSLAGGVDVGNGGGFLIPAVEFVIGDNWRLRAEADLFFPAGNSNDSAQGDSSSTRLFGYLDNHDQLVLRLTRQF; this is encoded by the coding sequence ATGCAATCGATAATTCAGGCCCCCCGGCCTTCACTGGCCCTGGCCTTGCTGCCACTGTGCACCCTGTCCGCGGGTGTCCAGGCAATGGACTACGGTAACGACGAGTTCGGCTTCAGCCTGGGCGGCTACGTCCGGGGCTGGTCCTCCTTCAACCTGAAGGACGCTCCGGAAACCCGTGGTGACGACAAGGGCAAGCTGTCGATGCTGCGTGGCTCCCTGCTGCTGGATGCCGATGCCGTCACCGGCCCCCTGAGCTGGAAGGCCATCACCCGCTTGGACAAGGAGCTGATGACCGACTACCAGGACGACCTGCAGGACATCAATCGCTCCATGGCCAATACCGGCGCTCGCGGGCGCGGCAGCGACCTGATGGGCGAGTACGACCGGGCTGAGTTGCGCGAGTTCTATTTCGACTACGAGTACGACCGGGTCAAGTTCCGCGTTGGCAAGCAGCAGGTGGTGTGGGGCGAGACTGACTTCTTCCGTGCCATGGATGTGGTGCATGGCTTCGACTATCGCTGGCGCTCGTTCCTCGAACCGGAGAACGAGGAGCTGCGCAAGCCCCTGATCATGCTCAACACCACCATTCAGGTCCCGGAGCTCGAAGGCTCGCTACAGGTGCTGGTACGCCCTGGGCTGGATGCGCACAACGCCATCGGCAACAGCGTCGACTTCTACGGTGGCCGCTGGGCGCCCCAGCCATATCGTGGGACCGACTTCTTCTCGCTGGTGGATACCGACTACGAGCACCCCGAAGGCGACAACGAGAAGGTCACCGGTGGCCTGCGCTGGTCGGGGATCATCGGTGACGTGAACTACTCGCTGGCCTGGCTCAAGTCCTACCAGGGCGACCCGGTGATCAATTCACGCTTCAATCCCTACAAGAAAGCGCCCAAGGGGGCGCTGGGCGATGCCATCCACCCCGAGATCACAGTGTGGGGGGCGACAGCCAGCACCTACGTGCCCGCGGCGGATGCGGTGTTTTCGACCGAGCTGGTCTACACCCAGGACGCAGCTTTCAACCAAGGCAGCGAGCCCCTGTTCGGTGGCGCGGTGCCGCCAGGGTTTGCCGGCATCAAGCGCAAGGACACCTTCACGTCCATGGTGCGTATGGACAAGACGGTGGACCTGACCAGCGTCCTCGGCACCAGCCGGCCGTCCTTCCTCTCGATGCAGCTGTTCAACACGCGCGTCGTCGGCTTCTCGAAGGATGACGACCTTGTCGAACTGGCGGCGTTCAGCGCCAAGAAGAAGCGCGACAACACGGTGTTCACCACCGTCCTGCAGATGAACTACCGCAACGACACCATCAACCCGTCCCTGGCCGGTGGCGTAGACGTGGGCAATGGTGGCGGCTTCCTGATCCCGGCGGTGGAGTTCGTCATCGGTGACAACTGGCGCCTGCGGGCCGAGGCCGACCTGTTCTTCCCGGCCGGTAACAGCAACGACTCCGCCCAGGGCGACAGCAGTTCCACCCGCCTGTTCGGCTACCTCGACAACCACGACCAGCTGGTGCTGCGTCTGACCCGTCAATTCTGA
- a CDS encoding acyl-CoA dehydrogenase family protein, whose amino-acid sequence MNPSNLPTQEWPAEPKVQFGPWACEPPLDDESEAFRQSLRQFATKVMRPIGQELDRLSAEQVAAKGSRLYEFFSQYDKLGISLELLFSLSDEQRAVMFPILFEELGWGDAGLAIAAAARMLPFYMAAKMGNQFVLKEYSEQLIGCWGITEPDHGTDSLDVSQQLFHSQGRYGRPNCTARVSDGHIVINGQKAAWVSNGSIADLCVLYCAAETANGPDPQHGFCVVVPTHLPGVSRGKPLEKIGQRALPQGELYFDNVKVSIDHLLAGPEDFKRAVYAIHTDANLLMGATFSGVARSAYDHALAYAHERKQGGLPIIRHQDVARRLFHMLRKVESAQALTRRVARFNAFEPVPALQAAMLAKVTATEHAFEVASDAIQMFGGNGLTCEYPVEKIFRDARASMIEDGCNQVLAIKGGYNLINPEWL is encoded by the coding sequence ATGAACCCTTCCAATCTGCCGACGCAGGAGTGGCCGGCCGAGCCCAAGGTGCAGTTCGGTCCCTGGGCCTGTGAACCACCTCTGGACGATGAGTCCGAGGCTTTTCGCCAGAGTCTGCGCCAGTTCGCCACCAAGGTGATGCGGCCTATCGGCCAGGAACTGGATCGGCTGAGTGCCGAGCAGGTGGCAGCCAAAGGCTCGCGCCTCTACGAGTTCTTCAGTCAGTACGACAAGCTGGGTATCAGCCTGGAACTGCTGTTCAGCCTCAGCGATGAACAACGTGCAGTGATGTTCCCGATCCTCTTCGAAGAGCTTGGTTGGGGAGATGCGGGGCTGGCTATTGCGGCCGCAGCGCGCATGCTGCCCTTCTACATGGCGGCGAAGATGGGTAACCAGTTCGTGCTCAAGGAGTACTCCGAGCAGTTGATCGGCTGCTGGGGAATTACCGAGCCGGACCACGGCACGGACTCGCTGGACGTCAGCCAGCAACTGTTCCATTCCCAGGGTCGTTACGGCCGCCCCAATTGCACGGCGCGGGTCAGCGACGGCCATATCGTCATCAATGGTCAAAAGGCCGCCTGGGTCTCCAATGGCAGCATCGCCGACCTCTGCGTGCTCTATTGCGCTGCCGAGACCGCGAATGGCCCTGATCCGCAGCACGGCTTCTGCGTGGTGGTACCGACCCACCTGCCCGGGGTTTCCCGTGGCAAGCCGCTGGAAAAGATCGGCCAGCGCGCACTGCCGCAGGGCGAGCTGTATTTCGACAACGTCAAGGTCAGCATCGACCACCTGCTGGCCGGGCCGGAGGATTTCAAGCGCGCGGTCTACGCCATCCATACCGATGCCAACCTGCTGATGGGCGCAACTTTCAGTGGCGTGGCGCGCTCTGCCTATGACCATGCCCTGGCCTATGCCCACGAGCGTAAGCAGGGCGGCCTGCCGATCATTCGCCACCAGGACGTGGCACGACGTCTGTTCCACATGCTGCGCAAGGTCGAGTCTGCCCAGGCATTGACCCGCCGTGTCGCCCGTTTCAATGCCTTCGAGCCGGTGCCTGCCTTGCAGGCCGCCATGCTGGCCAAGGTCACCGCTACCGAGCACGCCTTCGAGGTCGCCAGCGATGCGATCCAGATGTTCGGTGGCAATGGCCTGACCTGCGAGTACCCGGTTGAGAAGATCTTCCGCGATGCCCGGGCCTCGATGATCGAGGACGGCTGCAACCAGGTGCTGGCGATCAAGGGCGGCTACAACCTGATCAACCCGGAGTGGCTGTGA
- a CDS encoding WD40/YVTN/BNR-like repeat-containing protein, whose protein sequence is MSQPVLERRDMFFGAAGDLDSLWVVGQDGAILHGVDGATQWSREVLPTRTNLQAVAVSPAGVVVAVGNLGDLWLKAPGQAWSHAPLPVGEVGGKLLDVAFIDGHFWVSGEMGVLFRAGPDAGNWERLGDEQDVGFNAIRPGTGGDLWIAAEFGRLLRSRDGGQSWSTLELGSESLRAVAFEGQVGVAVGNAGHAYVSRDGGDSWNAVAPFTTDHLHDVVVKEGLWSVVGDHGVYFQSRTPSEAWQDVAPAGLSKGYFTRVLPVAGGNLLVGQQLAMIEAGRLTVITAGGRP, encoded by the coding sequence TTGTCTCAGCCCGTGCTCGAGCGCCGTGACATGTTCTTCGGCGCGGCAGGCGATCTCGACTCGTTGTGGGTCGTGGGGCAGGACGGCGCGATACTGCATGGCGTGGACGGGGCCACCCAGTGGAGCCGGGAGGTCCTGCCGACCCGCACCAACCTGCAGGCCGTTGCGGTTTCGCCAGCGGGTGTCGTGGTCGCCGTCGGCAACCTCGGTGACCTATGGCTGAAGGCGCCAGGCCAGGCTTGGAGCCATGCCCCGCTGCCAGTGGGGGAGGTGGGCGGCAAGCTGCTCGACGTGGCCTTCATCGATGGACACTTCTGGGTCTCCGGCGAGATGGGCGTGCTTTTCCGTGCCGGTCCGGACGCTGGTAACTGGGAGCGTCTGGGGGATGAGCAGGATGTGGGCTTCAATGCCATTCGCCCCGGGACCGGTGGCGACCTCTGGATCGCCGCGGAGTTTGGTCGGCTGCTGCGCAGCCGTGATGGTGGCCAGAGTTGGAGCACGCTTGAGCTCGGCAGCGAGAGCCTGCGCGCAGTGGCATTCGAGGGCCAGGTGGGCGTTGCCGTCGGCAATGCGGGTCATGCCTATGTCAGCCGGGATGGTGGTGACAGCTGGAATGCCGTCGCGCCTTTCACGACTGACCACTTGCATGATGTCGTGGTCAAGGAGGGGCTCTGGAGTGTGGTGGGCGACCATGGCGTCTACTTCCAGAGCCGCACTCCCAGCGAGGCTTGGCAGGACGTCGCTCCGGCCGGGTTGAGCAAGGGCTACTTCACCCGGGTGCTGCCGGTTGCCGGCGGTAACCTGCTGGTGGGCCAGCAACTGGCGATGATCGAGGCCGGGCGCCTGACCGTCATTACGGCGGGAGGTCGGCCATGA
- a CDS encoding AMP-binding protein, with product MQNNASLILANVIRRKVEETPDLDVLTFVHVDADQQLRDCTRSYRQLWENGQRIAAGLDDEGMAQGEAFALIMFNHPEFVEAMVGSSIANTVFVPIDARASGDKLQYLLSFSGCRGAIVADHALSAVLELVDALPQLQWLWVLDTGGDAHELRAHPKVRVRALQDVLEDRVPDLAVRATDLRQPMQLLFTSGTTGNPKAIVAPYARFAAIAGLGEQVGLRPGDRPYTGLSLTHANAQCITLGNALYLGLRAVISRQFTKSRLWEILRRHQCTVFNLLGGMTTAVYSEPPRPDDADNPVRYVFSAGMPASIWKDFAARFNVEIFEFYGTAEGGLTLNPPGAGPMGSIGKPPSHLSCAILDEEGQELPAGLRGEICFRAASGDDHPPVAYLNNPEASAAKTCGGWFHSGDIGHKDEQGWVYFDYRDGSGIRRNGEFIDPAQIEKVIAEADEVADVFVYGRGTPACAPGEKEIVAAVVQAPGRALDIRQLLAHCARHLPRNLIPSHVQRVDEIPKTASEKPLERVLREQLECELAAQAVFSSRSQQQA from the coding sequence ATGCAGAACAACGCTTCACTGATCCTGGCGAACGTGATCCGTCGCAAGGTCGAAGAAACCCCCGATCTGGATGTGCTGACCTTCGTCCATGTCGATGCTGATCAACAGTTGCGTGACTGCACCCGCAGTTATCGCCAGCTCTGGGAGAACGGCCAGCGCATCGCCGCCGGCCTGGACGACGAGGGCATGGCCCAGGGCGAGGCATTCGCCCTGATCATGTTCAACCACCCCGAGTTCGTCGAGGCCATGGTGGGTTCGTCCATCGCCAACACGGTCTTCGTTCCCATCGATGCCCGTGCGAGTGGCGACAAGCTGCAGTACCTGCTGTCCTTCTCCGGCTGTCGCGGTGCCATAGTCGCCGACCATGCGCTGTCGGCTGTCCTCGAGCTGGTGGATGCCCTGCCGCAGTTGCAGTGGCTCTGGGTGCTGGACACTGGTGGAGACGCTCACGAGTTGCGTGCGCATCCGAAGGTGCGCGTACGCGCCCTGCAGGATGTGCTGGAAGATCGTGTCCCGGATCTTGCCGTTCGGGCAACGGATCTGCGGCAACCGATGCAGTTGCTGTTCACCTCCGGCACTACCGGGAATCCCAAGGCCATCGTGGCCCCCTATGCGCGCTTCGCGGCCATCGCCGGGCTAGGCGAACAGGTGGGATTGCGCCCTGGCGACCGACCCTACACAGGGCTGAGCCTGACTCACGCCAATGCCCAGTGCATCACCTTGGGCAATGCGCTGTACCTGGGGTTGCGCGCGGTAATCAGCCGGCAGTTCACCAAGTCTCGTCTGTGGGAGATCCTGCGTCGTCACCAATGCACGGTCTTCAACTTGCTGGGTGGCATGACTACCGCCGTCTATTCCGAGCCGCCGCGCCCGGACGACGCCGACAACCCGGTTCGCTACGTGTTCAGCGCGGGCATGCCGGCCAGTATCTGGAAGGATTTCGCGGCGCGCTTCAACGTCGAGATTTTCGAGTTCTACGGAACGGCGGAAGGGGGCCTGACTCTCAATCCCCCAGGCGCTGGTCCCATGGGCTCGATCGGCAAGCCGCCGTCCCATCTCAGCTGCGCAATCCTGGATGAGGAGGGGCAGGAGCTGCCAGCGGGCCTGCGCGGGGAAATCTGCTTCCGTGCAGCATCGGGCGACGACCATCCCCCCGTGGCCTACCTGAACAACCCGGAGGCTTCCGCAGCGAAAACCTGTGGTGGCTGGTTCCACTCTGGCGACATCGGACACAAGGACGAGCAGGGCTGGGTGTACTTCGACTACCGCGACGGCAGTGGCATCCGCCGTAACGGCGAATTCATCGACCCGGCGCAGATCGAGAAGGTGATCGCCGAAGCCGATGAGGTCGCCGACGTGTTCGTCTACGGCCGCGGCACGCCGGCGTGTGCGCCAGGCGAAAAGGAAATCGTCGCCGCCGTGGTCCAGGCGCCAGGTCGCGCCCTGGACATTCGCCAGCTGCTGGCGCATTGCGCCCGCCACCTGCCGCGCAACCTGATCCCCAGCCACGTGCAGCGGGTCGATGAAATTCCCAAGACCGCTTCGGAGAAGCCCCTCGAGCGCGTGCTGCGCGAGCAGCTCGAATGCGAACTGGCGGCGCAGGCGGTCTTTTCCAGCAGATCACAACAACAAGCGTGA